Proteins encoded together in one Amblyomma americanum isolate KBUSLIRL-KWMA chromosome 1, ASM5285725v1, whole genome shotgun sequence window:
- the strat gene encoding RAB interacting factor STRAT — protein MDDKENAPRGVAGGEKEKDKLVENGKNKVPIECKYCSSRILNVGMCELVCTQYDLPTVDGDSKMLEKVTDFWCVNDIYTFENIGFSNTVGQTKYLACADCERGPVGWHSLETRKSFVALSRVRHL, from the exons ATGGACGACAAAGAAAATGCGCCGCGAGGTGTTGCTGGCGGCGAGAAAGAAAAGGATAAGCTagtggaaaacggcaagaacaaaGTGCCCATCGAGTGCAAGTACTGCTCGTCGCGGATTCTCAACGTTGGCATGTGCGAATTGGTCTGCACGCAG TATGACTTGCCAACGgtggatggtgacagcaagatgCTTGAAAAGGTGACAGACTTTTGGTGTGTAAATGACATCTACACCTTTGAGAACATTGGCTTCAGTAACACTGTTGGTCAAACGAAATACCTGGCTTGTGCTGACTGCGAGCGTGGCCCTGTTGGCTGGCACAGCTTGGAGACACGGAAATCGTTTGTGGCCCTCTCAAGAGTGCGCCATCTGTGA